One genomic segment of Alicycliphilus denitrificans K601 includes these proteins:
- a CDS encoding FAS1-like dehydratase domain-containing protein, translating to MSTTTQRSFPKITESGLDELRERIGQKIGNTVEPWCYEATRDNIRHYAHGIGDDNPLWCDPDYAAKTHYGGIVALPSFLFATSRIVSGYVGGLPGVHAMWSGADWTWHKPIRRNDAIHTEAYLKDLIEHQTRFAGRAVQQIYHVDFFNQTGDKVAEADSWCFRTERDHAREQGTKYQEVRAREPRRYTDEELGEAYQLYRNEEIRGATPRYWEDVREGEELPTMFKGPMTVTGFIAYAQGWGGLYIRANKLAWKLIDQHPGVGIKNRFGIPDCPERVHWEEDFALEVGAPGAYDYGPERTSWLTHHLTNWMGDTGFLHKASCKIRRHNPEGDMLFIKGRVKRKFIENGRHMVEIEQEARNQDDELSVVGGGMVVLPSRG from the coding sequence ATGTCCACCACCACCCAGCGCAGCTTCCCCAAGATCACGGAAAGCGGCCTCGACGAACTGCGCGAGCGCATCGGCCAGAAGATCGGCAACACCGTCGAGCCATGGTGCTACGAGGCCACGCGCGACAACATCCGCCACTACGCCCACGGCATCGGCGACGACAACCCGCTGTGGTGCGACCCGGACTACGCGGCCAAGACGCACTACGGCGGCATCGTGGCGCTGCCGAGCTTTCTGTTCGCCACCAGTCGCATCGTCTCGGGCTACGTGGGCGGCCTGCCGGGCGTGCATGCCATGTGGTCGGGCGCGGACTGGACGTGGCACAAGCCCATTCGCCGCAACGACGCCATCCACACCGAGGCCTACCTGAAAGACCTGATCGAGCACCAGACCCGCTTCGCCGGCCGCGCCGTCCAGCAGATCTACCACGTGGACTTCTTCAACCAGACCGGCGACAAGGTGGCCGAGGCCGACAGCTGGTGCTTCCGCACCGAGCGCGACCATGCGCGCGAGCAGGGCACCAAGTACCAGGAGGTGCGCGCGCGCGAGCCGCGCCGCTACACCGACGAGGAGCTGGGCGAGGCCTACCAGCTCTACCGCAACGAGGAAATCCGCGGCGCCACGCCGCGCTACTGGGAGGACGTGCGGGAGGGCGAGGAGCTGCCCACCATGTTCAAGGGCCCGATGACGGTGACCGGCTTCATCGCCTACGCCCAGGGCTGGGGCGGCCTGTACATCCGCGCCAACAAGCTCGCGTGGAAGCTCATCGACCAGCACCCGGGCGTGGGCATCAAGAACCGCTTCGGCATCCCGGACTGCCCCGAGCGCGTGCACTGGGAAGAAGACTTCGCGCTGGAAGTGGGCGCACCCGGCGCCTACGACTACGGCCCCGAGCGCACTTCGTGGCTCACGCACCACCTGACCAACTGGATGGGCGACACGGGTTTCCTGCACAAGGCCAGCTGCAAGATCCGCCGCCACAACCCCGAGGGCGACATGCTGTTCATCAAGGGCCGCGTCAAGCGCAAGTTCATCGAGAACGGCCGGCACATGGTCGAGATCGAGCAGGAGGCCCGCAACCAGGACGACGAACTGTCGGTCGTGGGCGGCGGCATGGTCGTCCTGCCTTCGCGAGGCTGA